In Sphingobium sp. Z007, one DNA window encodes the following:
- a CDS encoding DUF2190 family protein produces the protein MKNYQQLGDNFQAPAPYPVASGAGALVGSIVAIASVSAATGEEIAWVRVGIFNPAPKAASQAWVAWTTKVYWDNTAKVFTSTAGGNTLCGVAASNVGAGAGETSGAVLLTGQIA, from the coding sequence ATGAAGAATTATCAGCAGCTGGGGGATAATTTCCAGGCCCCCGCACCTTACCCCGTCGCCAGCGGCGCAGGCGCACTCGTCGGCTCGATCGTGGCAATCGCATCGGTCAGCGCGGCCACCGGTGAAGAAATTGCATGGGTGCGCGTGGGCATCTTCAACCCGGCGCCCAAGGCTGCAAGCCAGGCGTGGGTGGCATGGACCACGAAAGTCTACTGGGACAACACCGCCAAGGTGTTCACGTCCACGGCTGGCGGCAACACGCTCTGCGGCGTTGCCGCTTCGAACGTCGGCGCGGGCGCGGGCGAGACGTCCGGCGCGGTGTTGCTCACCGGTCAGATTGCCTAA